A stretch of Heptranchias perlo isolate sHepPer1 chromosome 1, sHepPer1.hap1, whole genome shotgun sequence DNA encodes these proteins:
- the pou4f2 gene encoding POU domain, class 4, transcription factor 2 isoform X2 has protein sequence MMPMNGKQAFGMPPHSSSLPEPKYSSLHSTSEAMCRACLPTPPVLMCAFYLQLQSNIFGGLDESLVARAEALAAVDIVSQSNKNHPFKPDATYHNMNSIPCTSTSSSGPISHPSSLGSHHHHHHHHHHHHQPHQNLDGDLLEHISPGLGLGAMTGPDGSVVSTPAHPPHMAGMNHMHQAMSMAAHAHGLPTSHGGMGCMNEVDADPRDLEAFAERFKQRRIKLGVTQADVGSALANLKIPGVGSLSQSTICRFESLTLSHNNMIALKPILQAWLEEAEKSHREKLNKPELFNGAEKKRKRTSIAAPEKRSLEAYFAIQPRPSSEKIAAIAEKLDLKKNVVRVWFCNQRQKQKRMKYSACH, from the exons atgatgccgaTGAACGGGAAGCAGGCGTTCGGCATGCCGCCGCACTCCTCCAGCCTGCCCGAGCCCAAGTACTCGAGCCTGCACTC TACCTCAGAGGCGATGTGCCGAGCCTGTCTCCCAACCCCACCGGTAC TAATGTGTGCATTCTATTTGCAATTGCAGAGCAATATATTCGGCGGTCTGGATGAAAGTTTGGTGGCCCGCGCCGAAGCTCTGGCGGCTGTGGATATTGTATCGCAAAGCAACAAGAACCACCCGTTCAAGCCGGACGCCACGTACCACAACATGAACAGTATCCCCTGCACCTCCACGTCGTCCTCGGGGCCGATCTCTCACCCTTCCTCCCTCGGCtcgcatcaccaccaccaccaccatcaccaccaccaccaccagcctcACCAAAACCTCGATGGCGACCTGCTGGAGCACATCTCTCCCGGGCTGGGGCTGGGGGCCATGACGGGGCCGGATGGCAGCgttgtgtccacgccggctcaccCGCCCCACATGGCCGGTATGAACCACATGCACCAGGCCATGAGCATGGCGGCCCATGCCCACGGGCTGCCCACCTCTCACGGGGGTATGGGCTGCATGAACGAAGTGGACGCCGACCCTCGCGATCTGGAGGCTTTCGCCGAGAGGTTCAAGCAGAGGAGGATCAAGCTCGGGGTGACCCAGGCGGACGTGGGCTCGGCTCTGGCCAACCTGAAGATCCCGGGGGTTGGCTCGCTCAGCCAAAGCACCATCTGCAGGTTCGAATCCTTGACCCTGTCCCACAACAACATGATTGCCCTCAAGCCCATTCTCCAAGCCTGGCTGGAGGAAGCCGAGAAGTCGCACAGGGAGAAGTTGAACAAGCCCGAGCTCTTCAACGGCGCGGAGAAAAAAAGGAAACGCACGTCCATAGCTGCCCCCGAGAAGAGGTCGCTGGAAGCCTACTTCGCCATCCAGCCCCGGCCATCCTCAGAGAAAATAGCAGCTATTGCGGAAAAACTGGACCTCAAAAAGAACGTGGTCAGAGTCTGGTTTTGCAACCAGAGGCAGAAACAGAAACGAATGAAATACTCTGCATGTCACTAG
- the pou4f2 gene encoding POU domain, class 4, transcription factor 2 isoform X1 has protein sequence MMMMMPMNGKQAFGMPPHSSSLPEPKYSSLHSSSASNSSSTPPSNNNSSSTSEAMCRACLPTPPSNIFGGLDESLVARAEALAAVDIVSQSNKNHPFKPDATYHNMNSIPCTSTSSSGPISHPSSLGSHHHHHHHHHHHHQPHQNLDGDLLEHISPGLGLGAMTGPDGSVVSTPAHPPHMAGMNHMHQAMSMAAHAHGLPTSHGGMGCMNEVDADPRDLEAFAERFKQRRIKLGVTQADVGSALANLKIPGVGSLSQSTICRFESLTLSHNNMIALKPILQAWLEEAEKSHREKLNKPELFNGAEKKRKRTSIAAPEKRSLEAYFAIQPRPSSEKIAAIAEKLDLKKNVVRVWFCNQRQKQKRMKYSACH, from the exons atgatgatgatgatgccgaTGAACGGGAAGCAGGCGTTCGGCATGCCGCCGCACTCCTCCAGCCTGCCCGAGCCCAAGTACTCGAGCCTGCACTCGTCCTCTGCTTCCAACTCATCCTCCACTCCACCCAGCAACAATAACAGCAGCAGTACCTCAGAGGCGATGTGCCGAGCCTGTCTCCCAACCCCACCG AGCAATATATTCGGCGGTCTGGATGAAAGTTTGGTGGCCCGCGCCGAAGCTCTGGCGGCTGTGGATATTGTATCGCAAAGCAACAAGAACCACCCGTTCAAGCCGGACGCCACGTACCACAACATGAACAGTATCCCCTGCACCTCCACGTCGTCCTCGGGGCCGATCTCTCACCCTTCCTCCCTCGGCtcgcatcaccaccaccaccaccatcaccaccaccaccaccagcctcACCAAAACCTCGATGGCGACCTGCTGGAGCACATCTCTCCCGGGCTGGGGCTGGGGGCCATGACGGGGCCGGATGGCAGCgttgtgtccacgccggctcaccCGCCCCACATGGCCGGTATGAACCACATGCACCAGGCCATGAGCATGGCGGCCCATGCCCACGGGCTGCCCACCTCTCACGGGGGTATGGGCTGCATGAACGAAGTGGACGCCGACCCTCGCGATCTGGAGGCTTTCGCCGAGAGGTTCAAGCAGAGGAGGATCAAGCTCGGGGTGACCCAGGCGGACGTGGGCTCGGCTCTGGCCAACCTGAAGATCCCGGGGGTTGGCTCGCTCAGCCAAAGCACCATCTGCAGGTTCGAATCCTTGACCCTGTCCCACAACAACATGATTGCCCTCAAGCCCATTCTCCAAGCCTGGCTGGAGGAAGCCGAGAAGTCGCACAGGGAGAAGTTGAACAAGCCCGAGCTCTTCAACGGCGCGGAGAAAAAAAGGAAACGCACGTCCATAGCTGCCCCCGAGAAGAGGTCGCTGGAAGCCTACTTCGCCATCCAGCCCCGGCCATCCTCAGAGAAAATAGCAGCTATTGCGGAAAAACTGGACCTCAAAAAGAACGTGGTCAGAGTCTGGTTTTGCAACCAGAGGCAGAAACAGAAACGAATGAAATACTCTGCATGTCACTAG